From a region of the Lepus europaeus isolate LE1 chromosome 17, mLepTim1.pri, whole genome shotgun sequence genome:
- the ZSWIM8 gene encoding zinc finger SWIM domain-containing protein 8 isoform X1 has protein sequence MELMFAEWEDGERFSFEDSDRFEEDSLCSFISEAESLCQNWRGWRKQSAGPNSPTGGGGGGGGGGTRMRDGLVIPLVELSAKQVAFHIPFEVVEKVYPPVPEQLQLRIAFWSFPENEEDIRLYSCLANGSADEFQRGDQLFRMRAVKDPLQIGFHLSATVVPPQMVPPKGAYNVAVMFDRCRVTSCSCTCGAGAKWCTHVVALCLFRIHNASAVCLRAPVSESLSRLQRDQLQKFAQYLISELPQQILPTAQRLLDELLSSQSTAINTVCGAPDPTAGPSASDQSTWYLDESTLTDNIKKTLHKFCGPSPVVFSDVNSMYLSSTEPPAAAEWACLLRPLRGREPEGVWNLLSIVREMFKRRDSNAAPLLEILTDQCLTYEQITGWWYSVRTSASHSSASGHTGRSNGQSEVAAHACASMCDEMVTLWRLAVLDPALSPQRRRELCAQLRQWQLKVIENVKRGQHKKTLERLFPGFRPAVEACYFNWEEAYPLPGVTYSGTDRKLALCWARALPPRPGASRSGGLEESRDRSRPLPTEPAVRPKEPGAKRKGLGEGVPSSQRGPRRLSTEGGDKALHKMGPGGGKAKALGGSGSGSKGSAGSVSKRRLSSEDSSLEPDLAEMSLDDSSLALGAEASTFGGFPESPPPCHPSGVSRGPSAFLPEPPDTYEEDGGVYFSEGPEPPTASAGPPGLLPGEVCTRDELPSTDESGNGLSKTKEAAPAVGEEDDDYQAYYLNAQDGAGGEEEKAEGGAGEEHDLFAGLKPLEQESRMEVLFACAEALHAHGYSSEASRLTVELAQDLLANPPDLKVEPPPAKGKKNKVSTSRQTWVATNTLTKAAFLLTVLSERPEHHNLAFRVGMFALELQRPPASTKALEVKLAYQESEVATLLKKIPLGPSEMSTMRCRAEELREGTLCDYRPVLPLMLASFIFDVLCAPVVSPTGSRPPSRNWSNEMPGDEELGFEAAVAALGMKTTVSEAEHPLLCEGTRREKGDLALSLMITYKDDQAKLKKILDKLLDRESQTHKPQTLSSFYSSSRPAAASQRSPSKHGGPSAPGALQPLTSGSAAAAQPGSVAGAGPGPTEGFTEKNVLESSPHSPCEGLPSEAALTPRPEGKVPSRLALGSRGGYNGRGWGSPGRPKKKHTGMASIDSSAPETTSDSSPTLSRRPLRGGWAPTSWGRGQDSDSISSSSSDSLGSSSSSGSRRASASGGARAKTVEVGRYKGRRPESHAPHVPNQPSEAAAHFYFELAKTVLIKAGGNSSTSIFTHPSSSGGHQGPHRNLHLCAFEIGLYALGLHNFVSPNWLSRTYSSHVSWITGQAMEIGSAALTILVECWDGHLTPPEVASLADRASRARDSNMVRAAAELALSCLPHAHALNPNEIQRALVQCKEQDNLMLEKACMAVEEAAKGGGVYPEVLFEVAHQWFWLYEQTAGGSSTAREGATSCSASGIRAAGEAGRGLPEGRGGPGTEPVTVAAAAAAVTAAATVVPVISVGSSLYPGPGLGHGHSPGLHPYTALQPHLPCSPQYLTHPAHPAHPLPHMPRPAVFPVPSSAYPQGVHPAFLGAQYPYSVTPPSLAATAVSFPVPSMAPITVHPYHTEPGLPLPTSVALSSVHPASTFPAIQGASLPALTTQPSPLVSGGFPPPEEETHSQPVNPHSLHHLHAAYRVGMLALEMLGRRAHNDHPNNFSRSPPYTDDVKWLLGLAAKLGDRHGDAAAAEPCSRPQPSACPGLPPTGAALPAGIHAVHPPPLDPPDPCRLRRLCECDPQCPQRLLPDTHGHDAVQRHPAEPQTQQTDQGAVAAGLTRDDHLLPLSLAPIGPYTGTQACGYGGLSHSGSESWLDRSSPLSSLVAQTGSCSWAVAWGQDVSDPRSLGLGETALSGRGRWVASGIYLAFINI, from the exons ATGGAGCTGATGTTCGCCGAGTGGGAGGACGGCGAGCGCTTCTCATTCGAGGATTCGGACCGCTTTGAGGAGGATTCCCTCTGCTCCTTCATCTCCGAGGCCGAGAGCCTCTGCCAGAACTGGCGGGGATGGCGCAAACAGTCGGCGGGGCCCAACTCTCCTACCGGCGGCGGGGGCggaggtggcggcggcggcaCCAGAATGCGAG ATGGACTGGTGATCCCACTGGTGGAGCTGTCAGCAAAGCAGGTGGCATTTCACATCCCATTTGAAGTGGTGGAGAAGGTGTACCCCCCAGTGCCCGAGCAGCTGCAGCTCCGAATTGCTTTTTGGAGCTTCCCTGAGAATGAAGAGGACATTCG GCTGTATTCATGTCTGGCCAATGGCAGCGCGGACGAGTTCCAGCGAGGGGATCAGCTGTTCCGCATGCGGGCTGTGAAGGACCCACTACAGATAG GGTTCCACCTGAGTGCTACAGTGGTACCGCCTCAGATGGTCCCTCCTAAAGGGGCCTACAACGTGGCCGTGATGTTTGACCGCTGCCGGGTCACTTCCTGTAGCTGTACCTGTGGGGCTGGGGCCAAATGGTGCACCCACGTCGTGGCCCTCTGTCTCTTCCGCATCCACAAC GCTTCCGCAGTGTGCCTGCGTGCCCCAGTCTCCGAGTCCCTGTCTCGGCTGCAGAGGGACCAGCTGCAGAAGTTTGCTCAGTACCTCATCAGTGAGCTTCCTCAGCAG ATTCTTCCCACAGCCCAGCGTCTCCTGGATGAGCTCCTTTCTTCCCAGTCCACCGCCATCAACACAGTGTGTGGAGCCCCAG ACCCcacggcagggccctctgcctcggACCAGAGCACCTGGTATTTGGATGAGTCCACGCTCACCGACAACATCAAGAAGACTCTGCACAAGTTCTGCGGCCCCTCCCCCGTGGTCTTCAG TGATGTGAACTCAATGTATCTGTCTTCCACGGAGCCTCCGGCCGCTGCTGAATGGGCATGTCTGCTGCGCCCTCTGAGGGGCCGCGAACCCGAGGGCGTCTGGAACCTGCTGAGCATTGTGCGGGAGATGTTCAAGCGGAGGGACAGCAATGCTGCCCCGCTGTTGGAAATCCTCACTGACCAGTGCCTCACCTACGAACAG ATAACAGGCTGGTGGTACAGCGTGCGCACCTCAGCCTCACACAGCAGCGCCAGCGGGCACACAGGCCGCAGCAATGGGCAGTCAGAGGTGGCAGCCCACGCGTGCGCCAGCATGTGTGATGAGATGGTCACACTGTGGAGGCTGGCCGTGTTGGACCCTGCACTCAGCCCCCAGCG CCGCCGGGAATTGTGTGCGCAGCTGCGCCAGTGGCAGCTGAAGGTGATTGAGAACGTAAAGCGGGGACAGCACAAGAAGACCCTGGAGAGGctcttccctggcttccggcCAGCCGTGGAGGCCTGCTACTTCAACTGGGAAGAGGCCTACCCACTTCCTGGTGTTACCTACAGCGGCACTGACCGGAAGCTGGCACTCTGCTGGGCCCGGGCCCTGCCCCCTCGGCCAGGTGCCTCCCGTTCTGGGGGCCTGGAGGAATCCCGCGATCGGTCCCGACCTCTTCCCACTGAGCCAGCTGTGCGGCCTAAGGAGCCTGGGGCCAAGCGCAAGGGATTGGGTGAGGGGGTTCCCTCATCGCAGCGGGGTCCCCGCCGCCTCTCCACTGAAGGGGGAGATAAGGCTCTGCATAAGATGGGTCCAGGTGGGGGAAAAGCCAAGGCACTGGGAGGGTCTGGCAGTGGCAGCAAGGGCTCGGCAGGCAGCGTGAGTAAGCGACGGCTGAGCAGTGAGGACAGCTCCCTGGAGCCAGATCTGGCGGAGATGAGCCTGGATGacagcagcctggccctgggtgcAGAAGCCAGCACCTTTGGTGGATTTCCCGAGAGCCCTCCACCCTGCCATCCCTCTGGTGTGTCTCGAGGGCCTTCCGCCTTCCTTCCTGAGCCCCCAGATACTTACGAAGAAGATGGGGGCGTGTACTTCTCGGAGGGGCCTGAGCCTCCCACAGCCTCTGCTgggccccctggcctgctgcctggGGAGGTCTGCACCCGGGATGAACTCCCTTCCACAGATGAGAGTGGCAATGGGCTCTCCAAAACCAAAGAGGCAGCCCCAGCAGTTGGAGAGGAAGATGACGACTACCAGGCTTATTATCTGAATGCCCAGGACGGGGCTGGGGGCGAGGAGGAGAAGgccgagggcggggctggggaggagcacGACCTGTTTGCCGGGCTAAAGCCGCTGGAACAGGAGAGCCGCATGGAG GTATTATTTGCCTGTGCTGAGGCCCTGCATGCGCACGGCTATAGCAGTGAGGCCTCTCGCCTCACGGTGGAGCTTGCCCAGGACCTGCTAGCCAACCCACCCGACCTCAAGGTAGAGCCGCCCCCTGCCAAG GGCAAGAAGAACAAGGTATCCACAAGCCGTCAGACATGGGTGGCTACCAACACCCTGACCAAGGCAGCCTTCCTGTTGACGGTGCTAAGTGAGCGCCCAGAGCATCATAACCTGGCCTTCCGAGTTGGCATGTTTGCCTTGGAGCTACAGCGGCCCCCAGCTTCTACCAAGGCCTTGGAG GTGAAGCTGGCATACCAGGAGTCTGAGGTGGCCACTCTACTCAAGAAGATCCCTCTGGGTCCCAGTGAGATGAGTACCATGCGGTGTCGAGCTGAAGAGCTTCGGGAAGGGACGCTCTGTGACTATCGGCCTGTGTTGCCCCTCATGTTGGCCAGTTTCATCTTTGATGTTCTCTGTGCTCCAG TGGTTTCTCCCACGGGTTCCCGGCCCCCAAGTCGCAACTGGAGCAATGAGATGCCTGGGGATGAGGAACTGGGATTCGAAGCAGCAGTTGCTGCCTTGG GCATGAAGACAACTGTAAGCGAGGCAGAACATCCCCTCCTGTGTGAAGGCACACGTCGGGAGAAGGGTGACCTGGCATTATCGCTGATGATCACTTACAAGGACGACCAGGCCAAGCTCAAGAAG ATCTTGGATAAACTTTTGGACCGAGAGAGCCAGACCCATAAGCCACAGACGTTGAGTTCTTTCTACTCATCTAGTCGCCCAGCAGCCGCCAGCCAGAGGTCTCCGTCAAAGCACGGGGGCCCGTCTGcccctggggccctgcaaccactgACCTCAGGCTCTGCAGCAGCTGCTCAGCCAGGGagtgtggcaggggctgggccaggccccactgAGGGCTTCACAGAGAAGAATGTGCTTG AAAGTTCCCCCCATTCCCCCTgtgaaggtcttccatctgaggcAGCTTTGACTCCAAGGCCGGAGGGGAAGGTTCCCAGCCGCCTGGCACTTGGCAGTCGAGGAGGCTACAATGGACGGGGCTGGGGCTCCCCAGGGCGGCCTAAGAAGAAGCATACAG GCATGGCCAGCATTGACAGCAGTGCCCCTGAAACAACATCGGACAGCTCCCCCACCTTAAGCCGGAGGCCACTTCGAGGGGGCTGGGCCCCCACTTCCTGGGGTCGAGGACAAGACAGTGACAGCATTAGCAGCTCTTCCTCAGACTCCCTGGGCTCCTCATCCTCCAGTGGAAGTCGCCGAGCCAGTGCCAGTGGAGGGGCCCGGGCCAAGACGGTTGAGGTTGGCAG GTACAAGGGCCGCCGCCCCGAGAGTCATGCCCCCCATGTACCCAATCAGCCATCAGAGGCAGCTGCACACTTCTACTTCGAGCTGGCGAAGACGGTGCTGATCAAGGCAGGGGGCAACAGCAGCACTTCCATTTTCACACATCCATCTTCCTCAGGGGGCCACCAGGGTCCTCACCGCAACCTGCACCTTTGCGCCTTCGAGATTGGGCTTTATGCCCTTGGCCTGCACAACTTTGTCTCTCCCAACTGGCTCTCCCGTACCTATTCTTCCCACGTTTCTTGGATTACAG GCCAGGCAATGGAGATCGGCAGCGCAGCCCTGACTATACTGGTAGAGTGCTGGGATGGACATCTGACACCCCCTGAGGTGGCGTCACTGGCTGACAGGGCATCACGGGCACGAGACTCCAATATGGTGAGGGCGGCAGCAGAGTTGGCCCTGAGCTGCCTGCCTCATGCCCATGCGCTGAACCCCAATGAGATCCAGCGGGCCCTGGTGCAGTGCAAGGAGCAG GACAACCTGATGTTGGAGAAGGCCTGCATGGCAGTGGAAGAGGCGGCTAAGGGTGGGGGCGTATACCCCGAAGTGTTGTTTGAGGTTGCTCACCAGTGGTTCTGGCTATATGAGCAAACAGCAGGTGGCTCATCCACAGCCCGTGAAGGGGCTACAAGCTGTAGTGCCAGTGGGATTAGggcagctggggaggctgggcGGGGGCTGCCTGAGGGCAGGGGGGGCCCAGGGACTGAGCCAGTTACAGtggcagcggcggcagcagcagtgACAGCAGCAGCCACAGTAGTGCCAGTCATCTCAGTCGGGTCCAGTTTATATCCAGGTCCAGGTCTGGGGCATGGTCACTCTCCTGGCCTGCACCCCTACACTGCTCTACAGCCCCACCTACCCTGTAGCCCTCAGTACCTCACACACCCAGCTCACCCTGCCCACCCCTTGCCTCATATGCCCCGGCCTGCTGTCTTCCCTGTGCCCAGCTCTGCATACCCACAG GGTGTGCATCCTGCATTCCTGGGGGCTCAGTACCCTTACTCGGTGACTCCTCCCTCACTTGCTGCCACTGCTGTGTCTTTCCCCGTCCCTTCCATGGCACCCATCACAGTACATCCCTACCATACAGAGCCAGGGCTGCCACTGCCCACCAGTGTGGCCT TGAGCAGCGTCCATCCAGCATCTACATTTCCAGCCATCCAGGGTGCCTCACTGCCTGCCCTGACCACACAGCCCAGCCCTCTGGTGAGCGGGGGCTTTCCACCGCCCGAGGAGGAGACTCACAGTCAACCGGTCAATCCGCACAGCCTGCACCACCTGCACGCTGCCTACCGTGTCG GGATGCTGGCGTTGGAGATGCTGGGTCGCCGGGCACACAACGATCACCCCAACAACTTCTCCCGCTCTCCCCCATACACTGATGATGTCAAATGGTTGCTGGGGCTGGCAGCAAAGCTGG GAGATCGTCATGGAGACGCTGCAGCGGCTGAGCCCTGCTCACGCCCACAACCATCTGCGTGCCCCGGCCTTCCACCAACTGGTGCAGCGCTGCCAGCAGGCATACATGCAG TACATCCACCACCGCTTGATCCACCTGACCCCTGCCGACTACGACGACTTTGTGAATGCGATCCGCAGTGCCCGCAGCGCCTTCTGCCTGACACCCATGGGCATGATGCAGTTCAACGACATCCTGCAGAACCTCAAACGCAGCAAACAGACCAAGGAGCTGTGGCAGCGGGTCTCACTCGAGATGACCACCTTCTCCCCCTGAGTCTGGCCCCCATTGGGCCCTATACAGGGACACAGGCCTGTGGCTATGGGGGCCTTTCACACAGTGGGAGTGAATCTTGGCTGGACAGATCATCCCCACTCAGTTCCCTGGTAGCCCAGACTGGCAGCTGCTCTTGGGCTGTAGCTTGGGGCCAAGATGTCTCAGACCCTAGAAGCCTAGGGCTGGGAGAGACAGCCCTGTCTGGGAGGGGGCGCTGGGTGGCTTCTGGTATTTATTtggcatttataaatatataa